Within the Beduinella massiliensis genome, the region TGGAGATTGAAAAGTATTACGGCATCATCTCCCGGTTCAGGGCGGCGGGGGTGCACCAGCACCTGTATACGAACGGTACCCTTGCGACCGAGGAGAACCTGCGCGCGCTGGGCGAGGCGGGCCTGGACGAGCTGCGCTTCAACCTGGGCGCGTCCGGCTGTGCGGACAGGGTGATCGAAAGCATCGCCGCCGCCAAGCGCTACATTCCGCAGGTGGGCATCGAAACGCCCATGACGCCGGAATTCTTCGACGCCTTCCTGCAAAAAAAGCAGGCGATCCTGGCCACAGGGCTGGACTTCATCAACTGCGCGGAGCTGCACCTGAACGAAAACAACATCGACAATTACTACGGCGAAAACCTGTACTGCACGCGGCTGGGCTACATTTCGCCCATCTGGAGCCGGGAGCTGACGCTTAAACTCATGCGGCTCGCGGACGAAGAGGGCTGGAATCTGGCGGTGCACGACTGCTCGAACCGCACGAAGTTCGCGCGCGACCTGAACCTGCGCGGAAAAGAGGGCGGCTGGTTCGGCGCGAGCAGCTATGGCTGCGAGTTTTCCAAAATCCCCTGCGAGGTCTTTTTGCCGGTGCTGCGCGACGGGCGCTTCCGGTTCGTCAGCGAGGAAGAGCTGCCGGAGGGCTATCGGCCCGGGGATCTGGTCTTTTAAGCGCATGAAAATCCCCCGCGTTTCGGGCTGGGCCCAAAACGCGGGGGATTTATCAGTTTGGCTGAGCGGGCAGGCAGGTGAGAAACAGTATGGCGTACGCGAGCAGGAGCAAGACGATGTTCTCGATCAGCACGCCGAGCGATGGCATCGGCGGCCTTTCCTCCGGCTCTTCATCCGGCATGCTTGGGGGCTGTACCCATTCGAGCGAGGCGTTACGCTTTTTCCGATAGGAAGAAATCCAGTGGACGATGATGGCCAGGAGGGGGAGCGCGAGGATGGCGGCGGCGACGGGGTTGCCGGTCCTCGATACTCTCCTCGAAATGCCCTTCGTAGCGGAATAAAGAGTGATCGCCAGCGCGAGCCCGATGGCGCCGAAGATCGAACCGAAGATGAGGTCGTCGCGTGGGTTCGGGGGCGTACTCATTCCATATAGCCGCCCTTCATGGGCGACACGGCGCGCTCGCAGAAGAGCTTCAGCACGCCGGATTGATACTTCGCCGCGCGCGGCTGCCAGCGCGCGCGGCGCTCCGCCAGAATCTGCTCCATTTCATCGGGCGTGCGCGCCTCGCCCCGCGCGCCCACGATGGAAAGCGCGCGCTTCGGGATGTCGATACGGATGAGGTCGCCCTCCTCCACGAGCGCGATGGGGCCGCCGGCGGCGGCCTCCGGGCTGACGTGGCCGATGGCGGGGCCCTTCGACGCGCCGGAGAAGCGCCCGTCGGTGATGAGCGCGATGGA harbors:
- a CDS encoding radical SAM protein, which codes for MKISKKDALMWFEFFAALPEEEEILTRQQEIIYAVLAQIEAAVERRHAELMGEIKGLKTLGNRTYYVGDDRRFPMGCRSCLFGTGLSAIRKTNRCNLACKFCYDYGQMDCQPPIGEGLWEIGGTKFYEQDIDLLLSVHPKPTGISYVYLEPFMEIEKYYGIISRFRAAGVHQHLYTNGTLATEENLRALGEAGLDELRFNLGASGCADRVIESIAAAKRYIPQVGIETPMTPEFFDAFLQKKQAILATGLDFINCAELHLNENNIDNYYGENLYCTRLGYISPIWSRELTLKLMRLADEEGWNLAVHDCSNRTKFARDLNLRGKEGGWFGASSYGCEFSKIPCEVFLPVLRDGRFRFVSEEELPEGYRPGDLVF